The DNA window tttaattaacacAATCCAAcactaacattaaaaaaatacaattttaatctTGCAATTTGCATTACAAGATTAAAATCACAGGTGTAAACAAGGACCAACATCCAACTACTATTTTCTGAACTGCTGTCAACATAACAGAGAACATTATGAAGCATCACCTTTTACAAGAATCAAATTTTCCATGGACTGTCAAAGTCATACAGTTCATTTACAAACTTGAGCAGTCGGGGTGGAATATGATGATGCTTCTTCCCCTTCATTTCAGCCTTTGACCCTCGTTTGGGGTTTAAGCCCAGAAagactctaaaaaaaaaagggaatggATACTTGAGTTTAACATACAGACAGATGCGTCCAAATTACATTATTGCAGCTGATCACCAGTCCAGTTGCAGTCATGCAACTGGACTGTCTCAACAGTTGCAAATAACTCCTTGACAATCCTCAACTATGACTAATTTGAATGAACAAtcactgaaacaacaaaattgttGGTACACTTCTTTTAATGAAGGCAAACCCGTAACAATCACTGAAGTTACTTGAAActgataaaattgtaaaaaaaaagggggaaaaaaagattgactgaaaattaaacaatgaaaataagacAATGCTTCTGAACTGTGTTTCAAAAGCACagaattaatcaattattattgCTCAGaccaaataattcaaaatatcaacaaaaatatacCAACCTTTGTATAAATTCCAGTGTCAGGGACATGtcttttggatattttatgttcaagacataaaacatggagaaggcGTAGCTTAGGGCAGCGATGGGTGACTTGATGTGGTCATTCACAATCATTTGGTCAACAGCAACTTTAAAAAGCTGTTCACctaaagaaacaaatcattaaTACAAGAGTTTAAGATCCACCACAGGTGACCAGAACATGTCCATAATATGTTCTAAATACGCGCAGTAAttatatagaaaatgttttattatattaattttcatatgacttttttttcacgTACCtgtcaacatatttttctctgtccttacatttattcaaaatactGTATAATCCAtgggtgtccaaagtcggtcctcaagggccggcatcctgcatgttttagttctccctggtttaacgcacgtggatcaaatgatggctcattagaggcctaagaggaacattgacttgctgaaaggttgttactaccaccagggagagaataaaacatgcaggatgtcgggcctccaggaccgactttggggaccACTGGTATTCAGTTCCAACAATGTGTATGATATTGCATCAAAATGTATATTAGCAAACTTTAACATTATTTGAAGGTTATTCTAGAAAACATAGTACATATAGAATTTTGAATCAAAAGTTTAACAGACTGAggaaagcaaaataataataattgcacaCCCATTATAAAGATGCATGGGGTGCTTGGCAGGTCAAGATCAGGACTCTCTGGATGCAGCAGCtaaggagagaaaagaaaatatacacaaaatagaGAAATGTAAACACCAAAGCATGTAAATCTTCTAATAATGGACGGAACTAAACAGctaatgtttacaaaaaataattgttaatatttttggacaaaaagaaatgtttacagtGTAAATTTACCTCATTTTGACAAAATAGTTGGGCTGGTTTCTCCTTGAAGAATTTTGCGATTCCACTAATCACCTGGACAGCATCACTTCCTGGAATATCCACCCCTCTGGACCCAAGGAAGTCCTttattgtcttttctttctttgacaaTTCCTCTGCCAGTCTGGTTTGTACTGGGAAGCCAAGAAGGGTTGAATGAATGAAGAGTTTTCATTTCAGTTGCTATCTCTGTCACAGTGGAGGCTGGAACTAAATACTTTGCTTGCAAGCCCAAGTAAAATATGGCCAGATTTTTTGTGTAGGTACATTGTGCATCATTACTTTCATTTACTTTCAAAGCCTGGTCAACATTAGCATCTCCTACATTTTCTGAACTACATGGTGCCTCACCTGAGCTTGACTGTTCTGAAACCGTTTCCTCAAGATGCTGTTCTGCAACGTCACATAAATGCACAGCTGATATTTGACTTTCATTCCATCCCCTATGATACCTGGAGATGTGAGATGAAAAGGATGGTTTCACATGAAACATTTTGGAGCACCCATCAAAAGGGCAAGTTATTGCTAAACCTTCTTCTATGTGGCCACTTAGATGAGAAATTATCCCTTTGACATCCGCATATTCTGTTGTACAAAAATTGAATGAGCATTTTAACTGTACAGATAGAGTTCGATTTTGGGTTTGACTGGTCTTTAAGTCTGAATGTGTTCTTGACATGTGAACAGCAAAGCAACGATATGAAGAAaaccttcttccacattttttatGACCACaggagaaaaatacattatgGACATGTCTGTGAGATCTGCAATGCTTCAAGTATGTGGATGATGAGATGCatgtaaatgtgcaaatattACACACATACATAATGTCTTGGCTTTGTTGCAGTAACGTATGACTGCAAGAAAGTAATTTGTAAGGTGGGCTTTAGGTAACCAAAAAGTATGAGGTTACAAAAAGGCTTATCAGTCAAAATTTCTAATTAAATGCAAACCAAAATGCTTTATGTATATCAGTTTTTGGGCCTCCTAATGCtcattccctttttttctttcagaaatatgtaaattaattGTCCATATCCTGACTgacttcaaaacaaatttatcaCTGGCTGAAAAAGATAATGTTCAAACAAAAAACGAACCGGAAGAGAACAAAGCTGGAGTCTGGACGTAAAAACTATCCTGtcaaagtaagaaaaagaaaaaaacccacctgcCTCTCACACCCAGGTTATCAAATTGTGcttaacaattaaaataactaCAGCCTGACATTTAAGAATAAGCACAAACAGTATGACGCCATGAACTGCTAACTTTCACGCGCCATTTATCAACAGTTTggatattgaaaagaaaaaaacgcaTAACACCAAAGGTTAAATCAAGAAAACTCACAGCAGACGACGACTGTCATATATATCAATAATTTGGGGGGCTATGTGAGACACATTCTTATTAAGATGGTCGAAAAAATCAAGCTAGCAAGTTCCTCAAgagataaatgcaaaaatggGCGCCGTACTTGgagtgtgggaaaaaaaagagaaaagcggTCACCGTTATAAATAACCTCGTCttacttttacatttcagaACCAAAAAcggtatttaaaaaatatgagtaaaaacatttttagtaaaacGAATGCAAAATTATACCGTATTTACAAGAAGATAGCGGTTCGCCAGTCTGAAATATTATCTATACTAAtactatgttttgtttttttaatttaaaaaatgtttattgatttactttacATTACCCCAGAGGTGCCAAAAACCGATTACTCCAACTTCTAAGTCCAACCTGGGTCCAGGATACACATTCAGTGTCGGAGAGAGAGCTTTGAATGGCTACAGAACAAGATTTTGCGCTTCGTGCAGGTTCTTGTTCCCATGATGCAATGCGCCAAATTGAAAATACGGGAAAAATacctgtaaaatgtaaaaacggAAAATTCCTTCAAATTTCTACTGTACATTTTACcgtttttttacagtttttttttacagtgtgaaaAGCATGCCTTCAATAGAAAGTGaacatttctttctcatttttcaaggaacaaagaattatttttctgtgtggttTCAAGTTCACTGGGAAATTACTTCCACATTTTGTGCTACAATATTTGaattcagcttttcttttaacCAAAATAAACCGTTTTTTGAAAGATCAACAATAAGCCTACCTTCGATTTGTAGAAGTTAGGAAAACCAGTGAGAGGTGCTATATTTTGTTTAGACTTACCACTATTAACAATGCTGGAcatagtttttctcttttatttttaagtgctACATGGTTCCATAGGGTTTACATCACCATATGAGATAATCAGCCAGCGGTCTAAATAAAACGtcaccacattttatttttgtggctgCAGAAGACTCCAAGGTTAGGCGACAATTTACAAAGACTGGTCAAAACTACAATAACAGGTTGGGAAAACATATAATTGTGTGGGGGATATTTTTACTTTGAGTCCCTTAAGCATAATTTTAAAACCACACCTTAAATACTGTTGCTGATAAGGTTCATTCTTAAATGACCAATAGAAGTAAACATATCTTCTGTTGGCTATTACCTGGAATGCACCATGACACAAAGCAAGTCAAACTGGTTTTGTGAACCAGTTTGAGCTGAAGATGGGTTTGGTGTAATCCAATGACCTTCAAAGTAATCAAACCTCAGTCCAACAGAGCTGCAGACAAACATACAGCAATAAAGAATTCAGGCAAGACAAacttgaggaaaaaaagctaaTCTACAATGACATAATAATAAAGTGAGTATCCTTATTACAACTTCAAATttaacttacaaataaaaagttgtaGCTGTTTTTAACTTGAAAAGTAGTAGAtagttaaaatgtatttatataactttaaaaatataaacaaaacagatgttttGTGTCACATGGTCTatgtgatggatggatggatggatggatggatggatggatggatggatggatggatggatggatggatggatggatggatggatggatggatggatggatggatggatggatggatggatggatggatggatggatggatggatggatggatggatggatggatggatggatggatgaccattttttaaaaatataatcctAGCTGATCTTTTGATTGAATAAAACCAGATTCTGCTGTATGTGGATTGTATCGGTAACGACAAAAAATGCAATATGAAATCTTACgaaacaacagcaaaacacaTTAACAGCCCTGGAAATACTCACTTGTaaaatttgtttgtgttt is part of the Xiphophorus hellerii strain 12219 chromosome 9, Xiphophorus_hellerii-4.1, whole genome shotgun sequence genome and encodes:
- the LOC116725887 gene encoding uncharacterized protein LOC116725887, whose product is MLMLIPYDGGQGSDVPCSSGCCDPSIWNFPFLHFTGIFPVFSIWRIASWEQEPARSAKSCSVAIQSSLSDTECVSWTQVGLRSWSNRFLAPLGYHRGWNESQISAVHLCDVAEQHLEETVSEQSSSVQTRLAEELSKKEKTIKDFLGSRGVDIPGSDAVQLLHPESPDLDLPSTPCIFIMGEQLFKVAVDQMIVNDHIKSPIAALSYAFSMFYVLNIKYPKDMSLTLEFIQRVFLGLNPKRGSKAEMKGKKHHHIPPRLLKFVNELYDFDSPWKI